The genomic DNA GACGCGGCTCCTTTAGCGATTTATCTGTTGCACTCCTGCCAGACTGCACTCGCTGGTGCCCTTATAAAAGTAGCccgccaagtttgaagcctgtcaatcAAACGTTTGAGCAGTTTTGCGATTCAAACTAATAAAGAGACAGAGATGTAATTAGTCCTGTCTGGGATGTGATATGTGATTTTACCTCTAGGGAACAATTATGGATAATTAAAGCTTAAGCCAataaaaagtcttaaatttCTTCATCCATTCTCAGCCTGAACGGCCTGAAGGAAAAGTGAATGCAGCGCGTTTAGTGTTGATTAATGATGGACTGTTGAACTCCACAAAGCACGAGCTGGGATAATGACTCCCACAAACTGGCCCAGAGGAGGATGTCGGCAAGCGTCTCAATTAGCCGAGGGGGAGGTAACGAGTGCGCGCCGCTCTCTGGACGTTATTGTCAGCCGTAAATCTCATTTAGGCGACAATGAGTTCGTACCTGAGGTGGGATTAGTGTATTAGGAGGAGAAGCTGTGACATTCAGCAATGACAGACGCGCAGACAGGGAGACGGACGCACTCCGTGTAACAAACCCTGTTACAACCCACGTTGGCATTTTACGACTCACACAAACAGATCGCTGAGAGGCAAAAGAAATGCATTCTCTCACCTTCACCAAATGAGACACATCAGTGCAGTGAGTCATTCTAGGCGCTAATATTCAGCCGGAGCGTCAGCGATGGGGAAACACGAAGGAGAAGAGATAACCAGGGGACACGGCGATAAGAGGATGACCTCTGCTCTGGCCGGTGGAGGTGCGTGAGATGAGCCGTGCGAGTGATGTCCAGGAAACTTCCACACAGCACATAATTGAGGCAGTGGGTTGATGGATCATTCAGGTCAAAGTGGGAAACACAAGGAAAGTCAAACAgtgaagagggagaagaggtttctgcatgttctccgcTCAACAGCCTCCAGGTAGGAGAGAGAGCGACTCCCTGCTGAGGCTCGTTTTAATCCCTCTGTTAAAAATAAGCAAGTTTAGCCTTTAGCCCCCGTTAGTGCTGGTCACAAACCAGCTTACGTCTGGTTTTTGTGTTCAAGGGGACACGGCGCAagaaacaagtgagggagcgtaaacgCAAAAAAAGGCGAAAATACAGAATTGTatttttgcaatttgtgtattttgattttgtggctCATTTTTgttgctcaattcataaagtgttgttttctttgtgaaaagtgttgtttgaaagcTCCATAACATCTAAGCTACTGAAGAAATGTGCTCGCTAAAGACGTTAAACTGAGAAGGGGAGGGAACTCGACTTTGTTCAATTCAAGATTTCCCTCAaacttctctccctctctccaccaGACTCACGACTGTGAAGCAAATCATTCGGAAATGTAATTAAAAGTGTATTCACTACAGCTAAATGAATTATTGCGCTAATATGCTTGGCGACATCGTCCAGCCCTCGTTGCCCACAGACTGTCAGTGATGATCGAGTCGCGGCGTTAGTGAGTGTCTTTAATGGGAAGTAAAAGGAGTCAACGGAGGAAAGGAGACGACTCACCTTCCTcatatttcagtgtgtgtgagttttttaatcaaacagaaacaacacagcAACCTTCTCTGTATTCACGTCTAACTCAATCAGCTAAATGATGCTCAAGCTACTTTATAGCCGTATAAAGTGTATACATTTGTATTCAAATGAGCCTGTTAGAAGAAAGGCCTCCAGAATACACTGCGACAATACGCCGATGACTCACCGTTATTCATGTTTCTCATTAACATCACAATCAATCCCCTCATTCTCATCCTGACGGCTGCTGATGACTTAAATGATCCGTACAAGTTAAAAATTGGGTTCAATTAACTAATAAATTAGCATTGTAAGATGTCTCAAAAACTGCATCAATTAGCATTTAAATGCTAATTGATGCAGTTTAATTTGTAAACTGCattcacaaattaaaatgaaatggggAGCACTGGTCGCCAGAATGTTTCATATTTagtagatttttaaaaaacaagtgaaagtgAAGGTGTGTTTGCTCAGTGTTCAAATCTGAATCAACAAAGAAGAATCCTAATCCAGTCCCTGTTACCTAATCTCAAGTTTTGACGTTGTATGTAGTTGGTTTTATGAGGTAAGGTCTGACCATTAGACCATCAGGGACCGTAATAACGtattaaaatacatatacaggacTTAAATATGGAGTTGGTCCATCGTTCACTCTTCTTAGTGTTGAAGGGTTTCTATTTGGGTTTTGTGTCCATTTGTTCTGGagagcattgatgaggtcaggcaccgattttggaccagcAGGTCTAAGGCTCACAGCTAAACCAAAGGCTAACCTAATAAAATCTTAACCTATTGAAGTCTTCAATATCTGGGGGATATGTTCACTGCTTCATCTTGCAGTTAAACACACTTTTtagtctcccacaccaaagaaaatcagcgattttacatcacagcacacagcagttgttgatctgtgtgttataaatgtgttacattgtgatttcagtgtttgaaaatccTTCTTCCAGATTTACCTCAGGGACAAAAagttaccaaacaaggcagcaataGAGCAGGAGCTAAAAATGCAGAAGTCAGGAAAGGTTGTCTCACAGCGAGATAAAGAGAACGTGAACCATATTATGCCGCGACGCTCCAAGTGTAAATGTGTTCAGAGTAAAGCAGCGCGGGTGCTTTATCAGCtttgacaaatacaaatgtaaacacacacaaataaataaatcatgtttaaaACGTAGGACTTTCAGGGCGTGGGAGCGAGCGGCGAGCGACGTCTCCAGCGTTTATCTCcgtgtgtctctgtggcgcGACGTCCTCCACATATTCATAAACACAGACACCTGAGATCCTTTTATCAAGGGCGCGGCAAAGGCATCAAAACTTCTAATTTGATATAAATGATCATTATTTAACTTTGTCTTTGAATAATTTACCAAAAATATTAGACACAAGATCACTCAGAGAGAACACACCTCTGCCAAGGGTTCAACCATTGTtggttccaaaatctacttatagtcacacaggaagtagtgaaagattctgtgaacaaatcagTGAAATGAAAAGATATTACCTTTTTGCAGATTTGACTAAAAATGGTTTTATAGTTTTTGTACGCCTCCAACGTTATCGATTGTTCTTAACGATTCTCTCATTTCACTGCATGACGTTTTTTTCGGTTCCCCTGAAATTTTGCGGTACATTTCCGTCACGCTCTGCGACGACTCGGCTCTTCACACCACACGAGGAGAAAGAGATCCACAGTCTGGCTCCATTTCACCAAACAGGCAGAAAATTCTGCCGCTTGTAATCAGTACAATACGTTAATATCGTGTAACTGTGCAAGTACTCGCAACATGTTGAAACATCTGTCAACATGAATGTCACGTGTTTGACCACCTGCGTACGAGTGACGAGTAACGTCTCTGGTCAAAGCTCCACAGCGACGTCCGTTGACGACGGTAACGTAACTTAAGCGTTAAGCTGTAATATAGCATGAAGCATTTAGCTTGTATCACATTTCTATTCCTGTTTATTATTATGGTCTCAGTCTAAATCTCAGTCTAAATCTTGTCATGGTGTTGTTCAGTATGTTCACAGtcttgtgtataaaataaaatggttgcTTTTGCTGCAGAAGTCTTTTTTCCATTCGATGAACTACTCGAGAATCGATAAGAGAATTGATAAGGAATTGGATTGATAAGCAGAATGGACAATGGCATTGATATTGATAAAAACCGATCAATTCCACCCCGATGTATCGTGTCACATTTCCTGTCGTATCCTCGTTACTttgactatttttttatttctctcctctcttggaGCAGAATTCCTCTGTGGCCCGAGTGAAAAAACGACCAATAAACATGTTGAATCTtaaatctcctcctcctcttcctcctcttcctcctcctcctcctcctcagctgctcTGTAGATCTTCCTGAAGGTGACACAGAGCCTCAGATCAAGATAACAGCCCCGAGGATCAAACACAGTGTGTCAAATTCATGCACTTTAGACACTGCAGCCCCACTATTGATCATCTGTGGAGGCCCtgggagtcacacacacacacacacacacgcgcacacacacacacacacacacacacacatgaatgaatgtgagtgtgtgagtgtgtgtgtgtgtgtgtgtgtgtgtgagatggggGAGTCATAGGTcagaaggagggggaggggccaaGGAGGTAAAATGATGGCTTTCCATCTCATGGGACACACGTTTGCAATTCCAcaacccctcacacacacacacaggctcacacacacacaggctcacacacacacacacacacaggctcacacagctttccttttaaggactctgcacAGACGttaattcatttggacagactaataaaatcttagtcctaaacataaccagttcctataaagaaataaggttctgcttcattaggaccaggttttggtctccgtgaggactgcaggtcctgacaaggtccgTGTTTATGACAGGAAGTGtcagacacacaggcagacacacacacagacacacacacagacagagttgTTGTGGTGTCGTCAGTATTTTCATATCCACAGTTTGGAGGAAATTACTGATGAACATCAGAATGTGTTGAATATCCTCAGATAAAGAAAAGCTGGAGCAGATATTTGGTGACTATGGTCTggatgtttacacacacacacacacacacacacacgcgtccCCCTGGTGGTTGTTATCTGTGTGTTGCAgttattttctctctcctctcgtgGGCTCATGTTCTGCTCCCACATGTTACAGAACCcagaaataaatcatgtttttatgttttaatgcagattatttctcatttatcatcgtcattattattattattattattatattatattatataataatataataatagttataGTATTAATATattagtatattatattattaatatattatattattaataataataataattattattattaataataataataataataataatattagtattattattattattattgttattattattattattaataataataataataataataataatatgtaggtgtcaaactcaagcgggggccgacattgaagaaaaaaaagtggaaaaaacaactatttagtagccgatgggcaatataagatattcattatgatattggacagaattgcaaagtaaaagttcttgttttgatataaaatgattcacaataaaaacatatttatgatgcacaaaaacagagaattaaattgaacatttagcaaataatgacgaggataattgtgattaaaacagcgtAAATATCtgtcatttcatgttgagtgtaatacatttaataaaacaataattacaacccaatgtcttattactattataaaaatattgccggcaaatacatttagtcttatattctgtctctattccatcacctcgcacagtggtgggcgggccgcatgtcattgattggagggccacatgtggcccccgggccaccagtttgacacatgtgggttaagggttaggtaaAGCATTAGATTTAGGTTAGGgtgaggttaaaggttaaaggttagggtaaggcacTAATTAGTAGTTatggtaagggtaagggtaaggggttaagGAATGccttatgtctatgagggttcTCACAAAGTGCGtgaaaccagcatgtgtgtgcgcgtgtgtgtctgtgtgtgtgtgcgcgcgtgtgtgcacgtgtgtgtctgtgcgcgtGCTACATAATGACAGACTCAGCTGCTCAGCAGCGTCAGATGTGAgaagagaagtgaagaagaCTCTCGTGTGTTTTTTGGCTCCACGGTCTCGTGGCTGTGGAAATTGGCTGCCGCGGACATGTTGACGGGATTAACCGGATTATGAGGAtttgagagggagaggagaggagccgCTACAGTCCGGTGTCACCACAAAACGAGTGGATTAAGTTTCCGGGGCGTTCTCCTCCGGACTCTCCCGGTCTCTCCCGATCCGTGCCGGTCTGTGCCGGTCTCTCGGTGCTCGGTATGGGCATTGACCGGCGGCGGAGAGCGTCTCTGGCGCTCACCTTGAACTTCCTCGCGCTGTTCCTCGCGGTGTCCGCGCTCACCACCAGCTACTGGTGCGAGGGCACGCGCAAAGTGGTGAAGCCGTTCTGTACCGGGCCGGGCACGACCAAGCAGAGCTTCTGCATCAGGTTCaacagctccaacatcaacGACACGCGCCTGGTCCAGTACATCTGGGAGACCGGCGAGGACAAGTACGTGATGAGGAAGTTCCACACCGGGATCTGGTTCTCGTGCGAGCAGAACATCAACATGAGCGGTAGGTCCTCAATctgacaaagagacacagagactctGGTCTGGTACTGATGCTGGGACTTATTTTGGTTCTGGTTGTGGAACTGGCACTGGTAATGGTACTCTAGTCCTGATGGTGGTGCTCATACTGTTACTGATACTGGTACTGGTACTGATACTGGTTCTGATACTtgtactgatactgatactggtTCTGATATTTCTACTGACACCTATACTaatgctggtgctggtgctgatACTAGGTACTATAGTTCTGATACTGGTGTTGATGTTGTGTTGATGTTGGTACTCTAGTTCTATTACTATGACTGATTCTGGTCCTGATACAGGTCCTGGGACcagagtgtctgtgtctcacagaCTAAACCATGAAATAATCCCTCAAACGTTTCCTCCtgttttctacacacacacacacacacacacacacacacacacacactcactctccagtTTGAGATTAATTAATCCCAGAATTGAATTTCAAAGTTTTATCATCTTATTAAAGCAGAAAAccatttttttaacatcaggATATTGAGAGGAAATGTTATGAGTTACTGTAAATGAACAAGTGTCCGTgtgattcatgtgttcacttccAGGAAAAATCATCTGTGAGCTCCTCCCTCCCCCACTTAACTGTCTCCagacagggggggggggacgtgaCAGCGGGGACATtgttattcatccattcattcattattgtacaaATCCCTTAAACACGGATTGGATTAAACTTTAGACATTTTTGATCCGTGTCGTATAAGTGAAAATAATCCACCTGTTCTACTCTGGGGGGAATAAAACAAGGGATTACGTTGCAGGGACGTCCCTGAGTATctgtgtcctgtcctgtccctGTCATTGACGtgtgtccactgtgtcctctgtgtcctctgtgtttgttaCAGGTGAAAACTGCCGGAGTTTCCTTAACGTCGCACCTTCCAATGAAAGAGGTAAGAATGatttttgtgtcatgtttcGTCCGTAGGGGAGTGGGCGGAGCTtgagtatatatattatattgagCCGGGACACaatgtttattatgtattaacagtatatttgatgttttatctctttgtttaaactttaacgctcccacaccaaattccatgctggtctactgctgcctcgtgtgctCAGATTATGTCATTTATCTTAATCCAAACTaaggttttcaaacaccaaagtaacaaaataaacatgttaaattaTCAAAGGAGGCAACAGACGATCAAGAATTCCCAGAGAATATACCCAAACGAAGgtgtggattattattattatttgtcctGCTGGCGAAACCAGGTGTTAATAATGTGTCACTACCTCATATAATTTACAAATTATGTAAATTTAGCCTAATCCCAATCTGATGTAGAAACATCgcggcacaagatggcagaTTTGAAAAGCATGACCCTTActgaaaattacaaaataaaatacaaaaacctaattatttaaaatttaaaggGATTATTatacactgaaacaaacatacttatacGTGGTATTGTCTATTCTGGGAttaaatcctcctaaatgttactcTCTGGACCTTTAGATGTAGTTTTTTTACAAAAAGCCAGAAGGATTTTCTTccttcatcaaacctggaagtgaCACGTCACAAACAATCGTTCCTGAACGGTGTCTTTTCTTACGTGTAATGTGATTAATCCACAGCTGTGGATTAACTCGTCGCTCGTACTGTTTGGTAATAAGTTAAGTGTCGTCTCAGTCAATCCGTGAGTTAGTCAATCACCTCGTCTGGACTCTGGAGTCTCGCTCTCTGTTTCGTTCTTTCGTCAGAGTCATAAAACAATTTGAGCGGAAACGTTTTTTATCATGAAAAgaactttattaataataataataataacgatgatCCTCGTGTGCATTAAGAGATTAAACACATCTGTTTCCCAGAAAACCTTTCAGCTCTCAAAGTGGACTTTAAACAAACGTGGTTTTTGTTGACGTCCTCGTTTCTAAATCatattatgtgtttttcttctaacTAAATTGTACAAGAACAAacatttgtaaagaaaaaaaaatacattaaaaagtattttagGATTGTGCTTCTGGTCTTAGACTCTGTTAAAATGGACGAACAGTATTCTTATGTAATTGTCATAAACGGGTGATGAAAACAGGAAGTATGCTGTAGGGGGCGTTGTTCTGCGGTTCTTCCAAATAtgattgtggacaaaacaccaAACCCAAGGCTTCAAAATGGCCGATGTTAGTCCGATAcgatgattttaaacatttattaacgtatgaagctgttagcGACACATTTATGCCGAGTCATTGCAAAGATATAATTCACAAACATTGTTGTTCACTCATGTGcacagtgaagcatgtgatatataaaGAAGTTTTGGATTGTGGATtcatccagtgattttgaccagtattggaccgatactgatactgatactgatactgactgatacCGATTCCCAATAGTTTGACACTTGATTTTGGGCAGAAAACCACGATGAACAGGGTCGTGATTGGAAACTCTGACGAAATTCACAGAAAGTAAGTTAACACGAACTTTCTTTTAAAGTTAATCCCACCGAAAAACAAACCCTCAGGTTCCAGTCTTTGGCACCTTTCTGGTAAGGTACCTAGAGACAGTGGTCTGACCTCGAGTTAACCAATCAGTCGATTGGGTAATGAGAGAATTTGGGTAGTCAGAGGATTTGAGACTTTATTCACTTATTTACGGCGTAAAttcacattatttacatttgtatccGTCCAATGTCCAATCCAGTGATTCTGTCCATCCCTGATTTCAGTCGTCTTTCTCTTCTACAACTTCAAAAAGTCAAACCCTCTATGAAACGTGAgcgtgaggaaggaaatattccaataaaatgtgtttcattggtgtgtatttgtcactaataaGTCACGCCTATTTTTTGCTGcatacaaacacagagaacCCACAACATCATGAAATGTCCAGATAAACGTATCCCAGCAGAAATAGATTCTTCAGAGTGTGTTGGACCAGAGGAAACGACAAACCTGAGACTCTGACCCTGAAGAGAGAAGAAATCAAATGTCTCTCACTAAATCGTCCTCCAATTCAATCCAAATGTTTTTCCTGTTCTCTAAATTCATAATAATTTACCCTCGTGATTAATTGACCTCACTATTCCACTATATATTTGGGTGTTTTTTGAACGTGGTGATATTTGTGAGGCGCGAGCGTCTCTGCGTGGATCGTATTTCCTCTCTGTGACTGTGAAGGTTAATGATATGTGCGACGGGGTCACCGGTCCGTGCTTCCTGACTCATTCTccttcccctccttcctccctccctcccttctctcctctctcttttgcCCTTGCTTACCTTCACTCTTCCCCTCCCCCCATCGCTCTCTCCTCCCATCTTAATACTCACTCCATCATTCCTCCCTGCCTCCCACATGAGCatgaatatgtattttttttctcttctttcctccaCAGGAGTGCTGTGGCTGTGCATCGTGGCAGAGTGCCTGTACATCCTCCTCCTGGCCACCGGGGGCATCCTCATGTCCATAGAGGTGTGTCAGTTTGGCAACGTCATCAACGGCCTCAAGCTCAACGCCTTCGCCGCCATATTCACTGTGCTGTCAGGTTAGTGGCGTCACGGCGACCAGTGGAGTTTAACCATTACAATGtctaagaattagtgacatctagtgtcGAGACAGCAGAATGCGACTCTCACGCGCTGGTCCGACTTTCTCAGAGCagtttttgctttaaaacatgaaaccCGCGTGTTTGCGCTGCTTTACAAACATGGCAGCGGTGTCTATAAAGCATGGCCCGAATGCTGCGTGACAAGTTTCACCGCTAACTTCAGGGGAGCTGCGTCATGCTAAAGTACCGCCGCAAGCGGCTCTCGTCCACACGAAGCTCTGAATTTAACGGTGAAACTCGGCCACGTTGCGTCCGGTTCCGTGCGGCGTGTTGAGAAAACCACCACAAGACGACGGCTTCTCCTCTAGGAGGTTTCTACGTCTTTCCgcgtcaagtttgtaaaccgctcactctctcacaccaaagtccatggagataATCAGCGTTTTAAGCTCACTGGCGCACAGTGAGCCGCTGGAcgtctgctgcctcgtgtggtcagtttgtgtcactgaggaaaatcagaatgaaggatttcaaacacagaagtcactaAATGAGAAACGTCAGTTTCCCGTCATTAAACGTCGTTATAATGAAGACTTTACTGCTAATTTActgtaaaacaggaaacatcaaAGAGATTAAACCTGTTCATCACTTCACACGCCAACAAGATCAAAGGCGATCTCACGACTCTGTTCTTTAATCTGAAATCAAAGCGAGGACTGGATcgttcacagcagcagagtctgAACATGCTGAgagattattgtttttttctgctgatcCCTTTATATGCAGATTATTACAGTCTTAAACCTGTGGAGTCAGTGAAAACACTTCACTGCTGTTTAATCTCTCAGAGTGCGGTGGATCGTTTTCACACAGGAGTGGATTAGAGAGAAGGTCATTGTTAATTCCTTcacccacagagagagagggggagacagagagggagagagagacggctGGAAATCTTCTCAGGGACTGAGAGGCTGCGACTGTTGAAATGCCTAAAGCGTGGAAGCAGAACTAAAGACTCTGAaggtttttttctccctgtttttgttatatttgttgAGTCAAAATTGGAATCAAGTATTTTCCAGCTGTGAAGGCACTTCCTGATCTTGATCTTGTTGATTGTGGTACGATGGTCGTCTCCGTCGTCTCTGATGATGACACCCACTTGTGTCCTAAAGAGCGATGGCTTCTCTGAAGTCTGACACCACAGACCTGATTGCCGGTTGGACAGGTGTCTCCGAGTGAGTCTCCGTGGTGTCCTCGGACTGACCGTCCACGGTCTGACGGTCAGTCACTAGTTTTATAAAACCACAGCCGCTGCTATGACGACTCCGTCCACGTTGATGAGGAACTCTGAAGTCGTGGAAGAcaacgtgactgataccaaagcTCAAACTGTGTAATGGGAAAGTGCCTTtatctcattaccgtaactcctctAGACCGTTTGCGATGTCTAGAAAAGTCAAAAACTATGGAGTGGCGATcagagaccctcatgtggaggatgaagcagtagaagatggatgacgggatactggaaagcagagaaatggagCTTGAATTGCGCCcgtatacttgtcattacggtagccctcaagACTTTGGTGGGAACAATCGTCCAATCACAGCGctgcgtcacacgtttgtgacgtcaacGGTTGAATAATAACTGCCAGAAATGGGAAAAGTGAGAGAAATCGTCGACAAAAAGgaagcagaagcactcactcgtTCAccatttgcttattttaaccataaaagaagcagaaaatgaTCCTGTAACCAGAATCACTGCCAACatctggcatatttacagtTTCCCACGTGTTAAAATAGCGCGTTgaaggaaaaacactgtagctgtacacgaacaccagattttgtgttaaattgtaacatttttaacagtgtaaaacacatttaaaataacattagttTGAGTCTCACAGACGGCGCGAGTAAAGTCACCGTCATAACCACACGACGTTTGACGACGTTTGACTTTAACTCGTAATGACGGGGAATGCAGGGTGCGCTAAGTAAGTTAGCTTTAACAGAACCTTTAGACCTCgtgttcatgtcttcatgtgttcatgttctcATTCATTCACGACTCGCTCGTCGAGTGCACTGAGCTGTTTAGCATAAAAGAGAAATTAGGAATGAAGTTCACACCGAGGCCGGATTTACGCTCCCAGAGTTTAATGTGCTCATAAAACGTGTGAATGAAGGAAGACATTTAGACAAGTTTATTGTAATTAGATCATaatataaactttatttcaCGTGTCAGTCGTGATGGAGAGACCGCGTGTGACGCTGTGACGTGGCAGAAAGACacagtttgtctttgtgtgtctgttgagATGAGGTTCAGTTGTGGGTGATTAGTT from Solea solea chromosome 21, fSolSol10.1, whole genome shotgun sequence includes the following:
- the gsg1l2b gene encoding germ cell-specific gene 1-like protein, yielding MGIDRRRRASLALTLNFLALFLAVSALTTSYWCEGTRKVVKPFCTGPGTTKQSFCIRFNSSNINDTRLVQYIWETGEDKYVMRKFHTGIWFSCEQNINMSGENCRSFLNVAPSNERGVLWLCIVAECLYILLLATGGILMSIEVCQFGNVINGLKLNAFAAIFTVLSGLLGMVAHMMFTTAFQLTVSLGPEDWKPQTWDYSWSYILAWSSFTACMASSVTTINRYTKTILEFKHKRRNIEKNLKIKQKLLELDSPEQVWDMYISSVPSTAEELLDLSSNGRKLSDTSIFLDLNDLPVPQGEQYC